One Clostridium estertheticum DNA segment encodes these proteins:
- a CDS encoding DEAD/DEAH box helicase encodes MILNGGWIETTEGVHRFILWGQGGETKCTRKGRTPKNALPLYEEMASVVELRSKINNTALEIRCGKYKYDAVKKQLHKREIRGISFSNLDSFHRILNIDRERLDGIELSQELKFWITVAKFTAELIIKHKYLPSLTIDRARKKVDSRWRWHTSDSEYIDKKKALCSNMPTDCKSYFLLENEEFKYTNTTKLVSDFIDSMIDSMVRWSCTEINKDNDYFGEGFSSLGGTWLHSLFSELPEIPIDTSDQIKMLNEYKKWIEPIKIKNNNFKFRTCFKVVPPSRGEEWTIEYLLQAKDDLSLMLPAKMIFEESLDTITYLNKKFNNPQERLLEDLAVASKVFIPIERSLYDAVPVECKLSMEEAYSFLRESAYFLKEKGFGIIAPAWWKKPSKLSVKLKDKNHTTNTNLATKSTFNMDTILEYDWKVALDGNEISEKEFDRISDLKVPFIQLRGQWVQVDIHQIKSLSKIKMNKGLNGKIPMGELLRLNLSDEEIIPGISVDNIDNREAVGHFFEKLFNLNSIEEVDIPQGFSGTLREYQKRGFYWLTFLRDHGIGACLADDMGLGKTVQSICLLLYERENKLTDKPTLIICPTSVVGNWEKEIEKFAPGLKIAIHHGNSRWSYETFSDEIHKNEVIITTYALIVRDKSLFQKEQWAGIILDEAQNIKNSASKQTQHIKALKAEYKVALTGTPVENRLSDLWSIMDFLNSGYLYNWSTFRREFAVPIEREGNPEISKKLRKIISPFVLRRLKTDANIIKDLPEKIETKEYAPLTKEQATLYQAVVNDCLNKIDSSEGIQRRGLIISSLTKFKQICNHPVQFLKDNGEIEGRSGKLERILEMLEVVIEEGDRSLVFTQFAEMGHILQSEIEKKLGVKTLFLHGGTSRKKREELINIFQNDTNEPMVFVLSLKAGGLGLNLTKANHVFHFDRWWNPAVENQATDRAFRIGQIKNVHVHKFICMGTLEEKIDEMLERKQALAESIVSTNENWISEMSNDELRELFILEHDNIIDG; translated from the coding sequence ATGATATTAAATGGCGGATGGATAGAAACTACTGAAGGCGTGCACCGGTTTATATTGTGGGGCCAGGGTGGAGAAACTAAGTGTACAAGAAAAGGCAGAACACCTAAAAATGCACTTCCACTATATGAAGAAATGGCTTCAGTGGTCGAATTGCGCAGTAAAATTAATAATACAGCACTTGAGATAAGATGTGGAAAATATAAATATGATGCAGTAAAAAAGCAGCTTCACAAGAGAGAGATTAGAGGTATTTCTTTTAGTAATTTGGATTCATTCCATAGGATTTTAAATATAGATAGAGAACGCCTCGATGGAATAGAGCTGTCACAGGAATTAAAATTTTGGATTACAGTGGCAAAATTCACAGCTGAGCTAATTATAAAACATAAATATTTGCCTTCCTTAACCATCGATAGAGCACGTAAAAAAGTTGATTCTAGGTGGAGATGGCACACCAGCGACTCTGAGTATATTGATAAAAAAAAGGCGTTATGTAGTAATATGCCCACAGATTGTAAGTCATATTTTCTTTTAGAGAATGAGGAATTTAAATACACAAATACGACTAAACTTGTAAGTGATTTTATAGATTCTATGATTGATAGTATGGTGAGATGGAGCTGCACTGAAATAAACAAAGATAATGACTACTTCGGAGAAGGTTTTAGTAGCCTAGGAGGTACTTGGTTACATTCTCTTTTTTCAGAATTGCCTGAAATACCTATTGATACTAGTGATCAAATTAAAATGCTAAATGAGTATAAGAAATGGATAGAGCCAATAAAAATCAAAAACAATAATTTTAAGTTTCGTACTTGTTTTAAAGTTGTTCCACCAAGCCGAGGCGAGGAGTGGACAATTGAATATTTGCTTCAAGCAAAGGATGATCTCAGTCTTATGTTACCAGCAAAAATGATTTTTGAAGAATCCTTGGATACTATAACCTATTTAAATAAAAAATTCAATAATCCTCAAGAACGGCTTCTAGAGGATTTAGCAGTTGCATCAAAAGTATTTATTCCAATTGAAAGGAGTCTTTATGATGCAGTACCTGTAGAGTGCAAGCTATCAATGGAGGAAGCCTATTCATTTTTAAGGGAATCAGCTTACTTTTTAAAGGAAAAAGGCTTTGGCATTATTGCACCAGCATGGTGGAAAAAGCCTTCAAAACTTTCAGTTAAATTAAAAGATAAAAACCATACTACAAATACTAATTTAGCAACAAAGAGTACATTTAATATGGATACTATTCTTGAATATGATTGGAAGGTAGCCTTGGATGGAAATGAGATAAGTGAGAAAGAATTTGATAGGATTTCAGATTTAAAGGTGCCATTTATTCAATTAAGAGGTCAGTGGGTACAGGTCGATATACATCAAATCAAATCACTTTCCAAAATAAAAATGAATAAAGGCTTAAATGGAAAAATCCCTATGGGAGAATTATTAAGACTAAATTTAAGTGATGAAGAAATAATTCCTGGAATTAGTGTTGATAATATAGACAATCGGGAAGCTGTGGGTCACTTTTTTGAAAAATTATTCAATCTTAATAGTATAGAGGAAGTTGATATTCCGCAAGGATTCAGTGGTACCTTAAGAGAATATCAAAAAAGAGGCTTTTACTGGTTAACTTTTTTAAGGGATCATGGTATAGGGGCTTGTCTTGCTGATGATATGGGGCTAGGAAAAACGGTGCAAAGCATTTGCCTTTTACTTTACGAGCGGGAAAATAAGTTAACAGATAAACCTACCTTGATAATATGCCCTACTTCCGTTGTTGGAAATTGGGAAAAGGAAATTGAAAAGTTCGCACCTGGCCTTAAAATTGCAATTCACCACGGAAATAGTAGGTGGAGTTACGAAACCTTTAGCGATGAAATACATAAAAATGAAGTTATTATTACAACCTATGCGCTAATAGTAAGGGATAAGAGTTTATTTCAAAAGGAACAATGGGCGGGGATTATATTAGATGAAGCTCAAAATATTAAAAATAGCGCATCTAAACAAACTCAGCATATAAAAGCATTAAAGGCAGAATATAAAGTGGCATTAACAGGAACGCCAGTTGAAAATAGACTTTCGGATTTATGGTCTATTATGGACTTTTTAAATAGTGGATATCTATACAATTGGTCAACCTTTAGGCGTGAATTTGCAGTCCCTATAGAAAGAGAGGGAAATCCTGAAATAAGTAAAAAACTAAGGAAAATAATTTCCCCCTTTGTACTACGTAGACTTAAAACTGATGCAAATATTATCAAAGATTTACCAGAAAAAATCGAAACTAAGGAATATGCACCACTAACAAAGGAACAGGCTACACTATATCAAGCGGTAGTAAATGATTGTTTGAATAAAATTGATAGTTCTGAAGGTATACAGAGAAGAGGCTTAATTATTTCATCTTTAACAAAGTTTAAGCAAATTTGTAATCATCCAGTGCAGTTTTTAAAGGACAATGGTGAAATCGAAGGTCGTTCTGGAAAACTTGAAAGGATTTTAGAAATGCTAGAAGTTGTTATAGAAGAAGGGGATAGGTCACTAGTATTTACGCAGTTCGCAGAAATGGGGCACATTCTGCAATCAGAAATCGAGAAAAAACTAGGTGTGAAAACATTGTTTTTACATGGAGGTACCAGTAGAAAGAAAAGAGAAGAATTGATTAATATTTTTCAAAATGACACGAATGAGCCTATGGTGTTTGTATTATCACTAAAGGCTGGAGGCCTTGGGCTAAACCTTACAAAAGCAAATCACGTTTTTCATTTTGATAGATGGTGGAACCCTGCTGTAGAAAATCAAGCAACAGATAGAGCCTTTAGAATAGGGCAAATTAAGAATGTTCATGTGCATAAATTCATATGTATGGGAACCCTAGAAGAAAAAATTGATGAAATGCTAGAACGGAAACAGGCACTTGCTGAAAGTATAGTTTCAACAAATGAGAACTGGATCTCAGAAATGAGTAATGATGAACTCAGAGAGTTATTTATATTAGAGCATGACAACATAATTGATGGTTAA
- a CDS encoding SWIM zinc finger family protein, translating to MTGKIRNEFGINWWSKKWNNAISSFTISSRIDKGREYARAGNVLSMEILKGEIIAEVQGGRLSPYKVNMEIDIFSKQQWENIMNIMAQKAIFCAMILNGEMPENIEEAFKEAGVSLFPKKQIHLITQCSCPDTANPCKHIAAVHYLLGLEFDKDPFVILKLRGMDKEEFLKALRVLRSGTESDVIKRKVKKQLKSKKTILDLKREFENSNRKDEEVLNMSFSYVSPEIVHGVIKTLGTPDFCTSEDEFGYKMKKAYGNAEEAARKFVEGK from the coding sequence GTGACTGGAAAAATAAGAAATGAATTCGGTATTAATTGGTGGTCTAAAAAATGGAATAATGCAATTTCAAGCTTTACTATAAGTTCTAGAATAGATAAAGGACGTGAATATGCAAGAGCTGGCAATGTACTTAGTATGGAAATTTTAAAGGGAGAAATCATTGCAGAAGTTCAGGGTGGAAGATTATCCCCCTATAAAGTAAATATGGAGATTGATATTTTTTCAAAGCAGCAATGGGAAAACATTATGAATATCATGGCGCAAAAGGCTATATTTTGTGCCATGATTTTAAATGGAGAAATGCCTGAAAATATAGAGGAAGCTTTTAAAGAGGCTGGAGTTTCTCTTTTTCCTAAAAAACAAATACACCTAATAACTCAGTGCTCATGCCCCGATACTGCAAATCCATGTAAACATATCGCTGCAGTTCATTATCTGCTAGGACTTGAATTTGATAAAGATCCCTTTGTGATTTTAAAACTTAGAGGCATGGACAAAGAAGAATTTTTAAAAGCCTTGAGAGTTTTAAGAAGTGGCACTGAAAGCGATGTAATTAAAAGAAAAGTAAAAAAACAGCTTAAGTCAAAAAAAACTATTTTGGATTTGAAAAGAGAATTTGAGAATTCAAATAGAAAAGATGAAGAGGTATTAAACATGTCTTTTTCTTATGTATCACCTGAAATTGTGCATGGTGTTATAAAAACATTGGGCACTCCAGACTTTTGCACTAGTGAAGATGAATTTGGATATAAAATGAAGAAAGCTTATGGTAACGCTGAAGAGGCGGCTAGAAAATTTGTAGAGGGAAAATAA